One stretch of Prochlorococcus marinus XMU1402 DNA includes these proteins:
- the ftsZ gene encoding cell division protein FtsZ yields MSFGNNPNFDQSKEILPSQNAKIEVIGVGGGGSNAVNRMIDSDLDGVSFRVLNTDAQALLQSSADRRVQLGQNLTRGLGAGGNPSIGQKAAEESRDELQQSLEGSDLVFIAAGMGGGTGTGAAPVVAEVAKQSGALTIGIVTKPFSFEGKRRMRQAEEGIARLAENVDTLIVIPNDRLKEVSAGASIQEAFRNADDVLRMGVQGISEVITRPGEVNLDFADVRSVMTEAGTALLGVGIGSGRSRAIEAAQAAINSPLLEAGRIDGAKGCLVNITGGRDLTLDDVNSVGEVISDVVDQDANIIVGQAVNEDMDGEIQVTVIATGFDTNQPLKQQRIKNRLSNQSFYNVSDNKDSGANIPEFLKLRQNKKNID; encoded by the coding sequence ATGAGCTTCGGTAACAATCCTAACTTTGATCAATCAAAAGAAATCCTTCCAAGTCAAAATGCCAAAATTGAAGTAATTGGCGTTGGTGGAGGAGGAAGTAATGCTGTAAACAGGATGATTGATAGTGATCTTGATGGGGTTTCATTCAGAGTTCTTAATACTGACGCGCAAGCTTTACTGCAGTCCTCCGCAGACCGAAGAGTTCAATTAGGTCAGAATTTAACAAGGGGGCTTGGAGCGGGAGGAAATCCAAGTATCGGCCAAAAGGCTGCAGAAGAATCTAGAGATGAGCTTCAACAATCTTTAGAAGGATCGGACTTAGTATTTATAGCTGCAGGTATGGGTGGAGGTACAGGTACAGGAGCTGCTCCAGTTGTTGCCGAAGTTGCGAAACAAAGCGGTGCATTAACGATTGGAATAGTAACTAAACCTTTTTCCTTCGAAGGCAAAAGAAGGATGCGTCAAGCAGAAGAAGGAATAGCAAGATTAGCAGAAAATGTTGATACTCTTATTGTCATACCAAATGATCGATTAAAAGAAGTTTCTGCGGGAGCCTCAATTCAAGAAGCGTTCAGGAATGCGGATGATGTTTTAAGAATGGGAGTACAAGGTATAAGTGAAGTAATTACCCGCCCAGGTGAGGTAAATCTTGATTTCGCTGATGTGAGATCAGTTATGACTGAGGCTGGGACAGCTCTTCTTGGTGTTGGAATAGGATCAGGTCGGTCTAGAGCTATAGAGGCTGCTCAAGCTGCCATTAATAGTCCACTACTAGAAGCAGGAAGAATTGATGGAGCGAAAGGTTGTCTTGTAAATATTACTGGGGGTAGAGATTTGACTCTTGACGATGTGAACTCAGTTGGTGAAGTTATCAGTGATGTAGTGGATCAAGATGCAAATATAATCGTTGGTCAAGCTGTTAATGAAGATATGGATGGTGAGATACAAGTTACCGTCATTGCAACAGGTTTTGATACAAACCAACCATTGAAGCAACAAAGAATTAAAAATAGATTATCAAATCAATCTTTCTACAATGTTTCCGATAACAAAGATTCAGGAGCAAATATCCCAGAATTTTTGAAGTTAAGGCAAAATAAAAAAAATATAGATTAA
- the panB gene encoding 3-methyl-2-oxobutanoate hydroxymethyltransferase: MLPSDLVKYKKKSRKIIALTAWDSISGSIAEQANVDLVLVGDSLAMVCLGYKSTLPLTLENIIYHTNAVSRGFKNNAEDQPLVVSDMPFLTYQCGEDKAVEYAGKIIQNTYAKAVKVEGAEPEIQKVISRLIRMGIPVMGHIGLTPQSYLNLGLKKQGESLESQEKIKKEASILEKLGCFSIVLEHIPELLAKEIQSNLTVPTIGIGAGNYCDGQVRVTADLLGLNDDQPPFCQPIIQGKKLLKDKLKEWVASERLN, from the coding sequence ATGTTACCTTCAGACCTCGTTAAATATAAAAAAAAATCTCGAAAAATAATTGCATTAACTGCATGGGACTCAATATCAGGATCTATCGCAGAACAAGCTAACGTTGACCTTGTCTTAGTGGGAGATTCTCTAGCGATGGTCTGTTTGGGATATAAATCCACACTACCGTTAACTTTAGAAAATATAATTTATCATACTAATGCCGTTTCAAGAGGGTTTAAAAACAATGCTGAAGATCAACCTTTAGTCGTTTCAGACATGCCTTTTCTTACTTACCAATGCGGAGAAGATAAAGCAGTTGAATATGCAGGAAAAATTATTCAAAACACTTATGCAAAAGCAGTTAAGGTAGAGGGGGCTGAACCAGAAATACAAAAAGTTATTTCTAGATTAATAAGAATGGGAATCCCTGTTATGGGTCATATAGGGCTTACTCCGCAAAGTTATTTAAATCTTGGATTAAAGAAACAAGGAGAGAGCTTAGAAAGCCAAGAAAAAATTAAAAAAGAAGCCTCAATTCTTGAAAAATTAGGATGTTTTTCAATAGTTCTTGAACATATTCCTGAGTTGCTTGCTAAAGAAATACAAAGTAACTTAACAGTTCCTACGATTGGCATTGGTGCAGGTAATTATTGCGATGGGCAAGTAAGAGTTACTGCAGACTTGTTAGGCCTTAACGATGATCAACCTCCATTTTGCCAACCAATCATTCAAGGGAAGAAATTACTTAAAGATAAATTAAAAGAATGGGTTGCCTCTGAAAGACTTAACTAA
- the hemW gene encoding radical SAM family heme chaperone HemW, with product MNKFPRSAYVHIPFCHRRCFYCDFAVIPLGNKVETLQGYGSKTVKEYLNYLYKEILSIKHKSPLSTIYVGGGTPSILDPLQIKELIDLFKENYGVDYGAEITMEVDPASFNQDDLYGFINAGINRFSLGVQSFNNAILQKSGRRHLGEDAKKSCSWLKKAYNFGLIKSWSLDLIQNLPQSGLREWEEDLKEAITFSPPHISIYDLNIENGTVFKKLVDLGKLQLPSDEDSFRNSKSTQLILKNSGYSRYEISNYCLPRHQSRHNRVYWSGLGWWSFGQGSTSSPWGQKLTRPRVSKEYKEWVTRQYELNLDWSLINNDFAYRELDEKIMLGLRLKEGVDIYKLFKEQNWEDKRFKSNFRKLLNEWERFLESGLLVMKGNRFFLSDPNGMELSNQILISMFKWWDSIS from the coding sequence ATGAATAAGTTTCCAAGAAGTGCTTATGTGCACATCCCTTTTTGCCATAGAAGGTGCTTTTATTGTGATTTCGCAGTTATTCCACTAGGAAACAAAGTTGAAACTTTACAAGGTTATGGAAGTAAAACTGTTAAAGAATATTTGAATTATTTATATAAAGAAATATTGTCAATTAAGCATAAATCACCTCTTTCGACAATTTATGTGGGTGGCGGTACGCCATCAATCTTGGATCCCCTACAAATTAAAGAGTTAATTGATCTTTTTAAAGAAAATTATGGAGTTGACTATGGTGCAGAAATCACTATGGAGGTTGACCCAGCAAGTTTTAATCAAGATGATCTTTATGGTTTCATAAATGCTGGGATAAATAGATTTAGTCTTGGAGTTCAAAGTTTTAATAATGCGATACTTCAAAAATCTGGGAGGAGGCATTTGGGAGAAGATGCTAAAAAATCTTGTTCATGGTTGAAGAAAGCTTATAATTTTGGCTTAATAAAAAGCTGGAGCTTAGATTTAATTCAAAACTTACCCCAAAGTGGATTAAGAGAATGGGAAGAAGATTTAAAAGAGGCAATAACATTTTCACCACCGCATATATCCATTTACGATCTAAATATTGAGAATGGAACTGTTTTTAAAAAATTAGTTGATTTAGGTAAATTACAACTTCCAAGTGATGAAGATTCTTTTAGAAATAGTAAATCAACTCAATTAATTTTAAAAAACTCAGGCTACTCAAGATATGAAATTTCAAACTATTGTCTCCCTAGGCATCAATCTAGGCATAATAGAGTTTACTGGAGCGGCTTAGGCTGGTGGAGTTTTGGACAAGGTTCCACTAGTTCTCCCTGGGGACAAAAACTTACTAGGCCAAGAGTTAGTAAAGAATACAAAGAATGGGTAACAAGGCAATACGAACTTAACCTAGATTGGTCTCTCATTAATAATGATTTTGCTTATCGTGAATTAGATGAGAAAATAATGTTAGGTTTGAGACTCAAAGAGGGTGTAGATATTTACAAACTATTTAAAGAACAAAATTGGGAAGATAAAAGATTTAAAAGTAACTTTAGAAAATTGCTCAATGAATGGGAAAGATTTCTTGAGAGTGGACTATTAGTAATGAAGGGAAATAGATTCTTTTTAAGTGATCCAAATGGTATGGAGTTAAGCAATCAAATTCTTATCTCAATGTTTAAATGGTGGGATTCTATTAGTTAA
- a CDS encoding PIN/TRAM domain-containing protein translates to MTDILVLILFVLSGAASGWLGVDLLPVDILKQVSNVEGFRIVLAIIGFFIGLAAGFVFLQLRKTFLDQIRTMPTDLLISRSVGLILGLLVANLLLAPILLIPFPREVFFAKPLAAILSNIFFGVLGYKLADTHGRTLLRLFNPNNTDAYLVNEGILPAASPKILDTSVIIDGRINGLLSCGLLEGQLIVAQSVIDELQTLADSSSNEKRSKGRRGLKLLKELRDSYGRRLVINPTKYEGNGVDEKLLKITEDMTGTLITADYNLSQIAEVKELKVMNLSDLVIALRPEVQPGESLNIKIVREGKEKMQGIGYLDDGTMVVIDEAKNFVGSRLDIVITGALQTPTGRMVFGKLINNPESNKSFKSPATQG, encoded by the coding sequence ATGACAGATATCTTAGTATTAATTTTATTTGTATTGTCTGGGGCTGCTTCAGGATGGCTTGGCGTTGATTTATTGCCAGTAGACATACTAAAACAGGTATCTAATGTAGAGGGTTTTAGAATTGTTTTAGCAATAATCGGTTTTTTTATTGGATTAGCCGCTGGCTTTGTTTTTCTTCAACTTAGAAAAACCTTTCTTGATCAAATAAGGACAATGCCTACGGATTTATTGATAAGTAGGTCTGTTGGCTTAATTTTAGGATTACTTGTTGCGAATCTCCTTCTTGCTCCAATATTATTAATTCCTTTCCCTAGAGAAGTCTTTTTTGCAAAACCTTTAGCAGCAATATTAAGCAATATTTTCTTTGGTGTGCTTGGTTATAAGCTGGCGGACACCCATGGTAGGACATTATTGAGATTATTTAATCCAAATAATACTGATGCATATTTGGTTAATGAAGGGATACTCCCTGCAGCAAGTCCAAAAATTTTAGATACCAGTGTAATTATTGATGGCAGAATAAATGGCCTATTAAGTTGTGGTTTGCTGGAGGGACAATTAATTGTTGCTCAAAGTGTAATTGATGAATTACAAACTTTAGCTGACTCAAGCAGCAATGAAAAAAGGTCTAAGGGTAGAAGAGGTCTAAAATTGTTAAAAGAATTAAGAGATTCATATGGTAGAAGACTTGTAATTAACCCAACAAAGTATGAAGGTAATGGGGTAGATGAAAAACTATTGAAAATTACTGAGGATATGACAGGGACTTTAATTACCGCTGATTATAATCTTTCTCAGATTGCAGAAGTCAAAGAATTAAAGGTTATGAATTTGAGTGATCTGGTTATTGCTTTAAGACCAGAAGTACAACCAGGAGAATCTCTTAATATTAAAATCGTAAGAGAGGGTAAAGAAAAAATGCAAGGTATAGGTTACTTAGATGACGGAACAATGGTGGTTATTGATGAAGCAAAGAATTTTGTAGGAAGCAGATTAGACATTGTCATAACAGGTGCATTACAAACTCCTACTGGAAGAATGGTCTTTGGAAAACTGATAAATAATCCTGAGTCAAACAAATCTTTTAAATCACCAGCGACACAGGGCTAA
- a CDS encoding ATP-dependent Clp protease proteolytic subunit, producing MTVSAPYYGENTVMRTPPPDLPSLLLKERIVYLGLPLFSDDDAKRQLGMDVTELIIAQLLYLEFEDPEKPIYFYINSTGTSWYTGDAVGFETEAFAICDTISYIKSPVHTICIGQAMGSAAVILSSGTKGQRAALPHASIVLHQPISGARGQATDIQIRAEEVLKNKKSMLEILSRNTGKTIEQLSKDSDRMSYLNPKEALDYGVIDRVLTSQKDLPNKI from the coding sequence ATGACTGTATCTGCTCCTTATTACGGCGAAAATACCGTTATGAGGACTCCACCCCCTGATCTACCTTCCCTTTTACTAAAAGAGAGAATTGTCTACCTAGGTTTACCATTATTTTCCGATGATGATGCGAAAAGACAATTAGGAATGGATGTTACTGAGCTAATAATTGCTCAACTTCTTTACCTTGAATTTGAGGATCCAGAAAAACCTATCTATTTCTATATAAATTCAACTGGGACAAGTTGGTACACTGGTGATGCAGTTGGTTTCGAAACAGAGGCTTTCGCTATTTGCGATACAATAAGCTACATTAAGTCTCCAGTTCATACAATTTGTATTGGACAAGCAATGGGATCTGCTGCAGTTATCCTTTCATCTGGAACAAAGGGACAAAGAGCTGCTCTTCCGCACGCCTCAATAGTTTTACATCAGCCTATAAGCGGAGCAAGAGGTCAAGCAACCGATATTCAAATAAGAGCTGAGGAAGTTTTAAAAAATAAAAAATCAATGCTGGAGATTCTCTCTCGTAATACAGGAAAGACTATCGAACAACTTTCTAAGGACTCTGACAGGATGAGTTATCTTAACCCTAAAGAGGCACTAGATTATGGAGTTATCGATAGAGTACTCACTAGCCAAAAAGATTTACCAAATAAAATTTAA
- a CDS encoding ATP-dependent Clp protease proteolytic subunit produces MPIGTPSVPYRLPGSQYERYVDIYTRLAVERILFLGQGVDDAIANNIVAQMLYLDSEDNSKPIYLYINSPGGSVSAGLMMYDTMKYLKSDVVTICVGLAASMGAFLLAAGTKGKRVALPNSRIMIHQPLGGTSQRQASDIEIEANEILRMKDMLNMSMADMTGQTFEKIEKDTDRDYFLSAEEAKNYGLIDRVITNPDEAKQY; encoded by the coding sequence ATGCCAATAGGAACTCCAAGCGTACCCTACAGACTTCCAGGAAGTCAGTATGAAAGATACGTAGACATTTACACAAGACTAGCTGTTGAGAGAATCTTATTTCTTGGTCAAGGAGTTGATGATGCAATTGCTAATAACATTGTTGCTCAAATGCTTTACTTGGATTCAGAAGACAATTCCAAACCTATTTATTTATACATAAATAGTCCAGGTGGTTCAGTTTCAGCTGGTTTAATGATGTACGATACCATGAAATATCTCAAAAGTGATGTAGTAACAATTTGTGTGGGGCTTGCCGCATCTATGGGCGCATTTTTACTTGCTGCAGGTACTAAAGGCAAAAGAGTAGCATTACCAAATAGTAGAATCATGATACATCAACCTCTTGGAGGCACCTCACAACGTCAAGCGAGTGATATTGAGATAGAAGCTAATGAAATTTTAAGAATGAAAGATATGTTAAATATGTCTATGGCTGATATGACAGGGCAAACATTTGAGAAAATTGAAAAGGATACTGATAGAGATTATTTTCTAAGTGCAGAAGAGGCTAAAAACTATGGCTTAATTGATAGAGTAATCACAAATCCAGACGAAGCGAAACAGTATTGA
- the ilvC gene encoding ketol-acid reductoisomerase — translation MTQLFYDTDADLSLLNNKTISIIGYGSQGHAHALNLKDSGMDVIVGLYKGSKSESKAINDGLKVFSVSEACEKADWIMILLPDEFQKNVYLKEIEPNLKEGKILSFAHGFNIRFGLIKPPSFVDVVMIAPKGPGHTVRWEYQNGQGVPALFAVEQDSSGSARSLAMAYAKGIGGTRAGILETNFKEETETDLFGEQAVLCGGLSELVKSGFETLVEAGYQPELAYFECLHEVKLIVDLMVKGGLSQMRDSISNTAEYGDYVSGKRLINSDTKKEMQKILKDIQDGTFAKNFVEECDKNKPLMTKLREENSKHEIEKVGKGLRSMFSWLK, via the coding sequence ATGACCCAACTCTTTTACGACACAGATGCAGATCTAAGCCTTTTAAATAATAAAACAATATCAATCATTGGATATGGTTCCCAAGGTCATGCACATGCCTTAAACCTAAAGGATAGCGGTATGGATGTAATTGTCGGATTATATAAAGGAAGTAAGTCTGAAAGCAAAGCTATTAATGATGGTCTAAAAGTGTTTAGTGTTTCTGAAGCTTGCGAAAAAGCAGACTGGATTATGATTCTCCTCCCAGATGAGTTTCAGAAAAATGTTTACCTTAAAGAAATAGAACCAAACTTAAAAGAAGGAAAGATATTAAGTTTTGCTCATGGCTTTAACATTAGATTCGGACTTATCAAACCTCCAAGTTTTGTGGATGTTGTAATGATTGCCCCAAAAGGACCTGGACACACTGTTCGTTGGGAATATCAGAATGGTCAAGGTGTTCCTGCCTTGTTCGCAGTTGAGCAGGATTCTTCTGGCAGTGCAAGATCATTAGCGATGGCTTATGCTAAAGGGATCGGTGGAACCCGAGCTGGGATACTTGAAACAAATTTCAAAGAAGAAACAGAAACTGATCTATTTGGCGAACAAGCTGTTTTATGCGGGGGCTTATCAGAACTTGTCAAGTCAGGATTCGAAACTCTTGTAGAAGCAGGTTATCAACCAGAACTTGCATACTTCGAATGTTTACATGAAGTTAAACTTATTGTTGATCTAATGGTGAAGGGAGGTTTATCTCAAATGAGAGATTCCATTTCCAATACTGCAGAATATGGAGATTATGTAAGTGGCAAAAGACTCATCAATAGTGATACAAAGAAAGAAATGCAGAAAATTCTAAAAGATATCCAAGATGGAACTTTCGCTAAAAATTTTGTAGAAGAATGCGATAAAAATAAACCCTTAATGACAAAATTAAGAGAAGAGAATTCAAAACATGAAATCGAGAAAGTAGGAAAAGGTCTGCGCTCTATGTTCAGTTGGCTGAAATAA
- the cbiB gene encoding adenosylcobinamide-phosphate synthase CbiB, with protein MAEINLFLIFLGAIGFDLLIGDPRFLIHPVQIIGFYIKKLSDYFINNFGENKKILFWGGFTVAVSTIGISLSLGKLIELSFAQSRNHFFSGLLIFFGLSSCIATRGLISSVKEIAELIEIKEINDQNKRIIEEKVQRIVSRDVRASSLEHLLRSSTESLTENSVDGIFGPLFWIFIGVIFMKFSIFLPGPLSLGFSYKAISTLDSMIGYKYDYFRYLGFFSAKIEDIFTFVPSRLVLITLPLVSSKVNQYKLIIKKSYLDGKKYVSPNAGISEAIFAYICGIKLGGKSKYKNNIIEKPIINPTGDNCNGEKIKLICQLILRLQFLWIIIFVLIFSLISSLV; from the coding sequence TTGGCTGAAATAAATTTATTTTTAATATTTCTTGGAGCAATCGGTTTTGATTTGTTGATCGGCGATCCAAGATTCTTAATCCATCCTGTTCAAATAATTGGCTTTTACATAAAAAAATTATCTGATTACTTCATAAATAATTTTGGCGAAAATAAAAAGATTTTATTTTGGGGCGGTTTCACTGTCGCTGTTTCTACTATTGGAATTAGTCTTAGTTTAGGAAAACTGATAGAACTTAGTTTTGCGCAATCAAGAAATCATTTTTTTAGTGGCTTGTTGATTTTTTTTGGACTTTCAAGTTGTATTGCAACTAGGGGACTTATTTCAAGTGTAAAAGAGATTGCTGAGCTAATAGAAATCAAGGAAATTAATGACCAAAATAAGAGAATAATAGAAGAGAAAGTTCAAAGAATAGTAAGTAGGGATGTTAGGGCATCTTCTTTAGAACATCTTTTGAGATCAAGTACCGAGAGTTTAACCGAAAATTCTGTTGATGGAATATTTGGGCCATTATTCTGGATTTTTATTGGAGTTATTTTTATGAAGTTTTCAATTTTCCTACCAGGACCTTTGTCACTTGGTTTTTCTTATAAAGCGATAAGTACTTTAGATTCAATGATAGGTTACAAATATGATTACTTTAGATATTTAGGTTTTTTCAGCGCAAAAATCGAAGATATTTTTACTTTTGTCCCCTCAAGATTAGTTTTAATCACATTACCTCTAGTTAGTTCCAAAGTTAATCAGTACAAATTAATAATAAAAAAAAGTTATCTTGATGGTAAAAAATATGTTTCACCTAATGCTGGAATTTCAGAAGCTATTTTTGCTTATATTTGCGGGATTAAATTGGGAGGAAAAAGTAAATATAAAAATAATATTATTGAAAAGCCAATAATCAATCCCACTGGAGATAATTGCAATGGAGAAAAAATTAAATTAATTTGTCAATTAATTTTGAGATTACAATTTTTATGGATAATAATTTTTGTCTTAATTTTTTCATTAATTTCGAGTTTAGTTTGA
- a CDS encoding chlorophyll a/b-binding protein produces the protein MQEKDSSMENQNDDFTNKSSTDNKYSKWIDNQGDEVKNVFGFNSSAELVNGRAAMIGFLMLILTELVFSGRPVTSSIFGIN, from the coding sequence ATGCAAGAAAAAGACTCTTCAATGGAAAATCAAAATGATGATTTTACTAATAAATCATCAACTGATAATAAATACTCAAAATGGATAGACAATCAAGGGGATGAAGTAAAAAACGTTTTTGGATTTAATAGCAGTGCTGAGCTTGTGAATGGTCGAGCAGCTATGATCGGATTTTTAATGCTCATATTAACCGAGTTAGTATTTAGCGGCAGGCCTGTGACCTCTTCAATCTTTGGTATTAATTAA
- a CDS encoding HU family DNA-binding protein, which yields MNKADLVNLVSAATGETKTVVSSIVDTTIETIVDSVVEGKKVSILGFGSFEPRDRSARQGLNPKTGEKIAIPAKRVPTFSAGKLFKDRVQG from the coding sequence ATGAACAAAGCTGATTTAGTAAACCTGGTGTCTGCTGCAACAGGAGAAACAAAAACTGTTGTCTCTTCAATAGTTGATACGACTATTGAGACTATTGTTGATTCAGTAGTGGAAGGCAAAAAAGTCTCCATACTAGGATTTGGTTCTTTTGAGCCAAGAGATCGTTCTGCAAGACAGGGATTGAACCCTAAGACAGGCGAAAAAATAGCAATACCTGCTAAAAGAGTTCCAACATTCTCAGCAGGTAAACTTTTTAAGGATAGAGTTCAAGGTTAA
- a CDS encoding glycogen debranching protein, translating into MNYINKGKPFPLGSSLTSKGVNFSLVATNAEYVEILFFENANSEFPKTVFKLDQKNKTGPYWHAEISNLKEGCIYAFRIKQKNNGINNNYEKKVLLDPCSRGITGWESYIRENALKIHENTNSCLKSVVCDRKLFNFKDYPRPKHSWEETIIYELHIKAFTQSNDQDESCFKKFLKKIPYLKELGITAIELLPIFCFDPTDAPNGLENFWGYSPINWFTPHFEYLSNESAENNREEFRRLVEECHKADIEVILDVVFNHTSEGDSQGPAISWKGIDENLYYFIGKDKNYQDVSGCGNTIAANRGLVRKLIIESLKCWASEFGIDGFRFDLGIALSRGENLSPLDNPPIFEDIECEPELIDIKLISEPWDCGGLYKLGNFPSKHTFTWNGHYRDDLRRFWKGDKDTAWNMCDKIKGSPSIYKEDNIYPKSINFITSHDGFTLKDLVTFNMKHNFANKEQNRDGDNHNNSWNHGIEGPTTNILINDLRKRQQKNLLLSLLISKGVPMLLMGDEIGRSQGGNNNSWCQNNLIGWMNWDHSQQDLELLDYFKYVIKIRKKLIKIFNPSFIPNNLSHENNPRYHWHGTKLDSPDWSSWSHTVAFSINKGKTNPLVWIGFNAYSKSIDFQLPKCKYNWLKVIDTSMSDIFKPLTINDKSVSIKSRSSLLIISEGIFGAKNNLF; encoded by the coding sequence GTGAATTATATAAATAAAGGGAAACCATTTCCTTTAGGAAGTTCTCTTACATCAAAAGGAGTTAATTTTTCTTTAGTTGCCACAAATGCAGAATATGTGGAAATCTTATTTTTCGAAAACGCAAACTCTGAATTCCCCAAAACGGTATTTAAATTAGATCAGAAGAATAAGACCGGTCCTTACTGGCATGCTGAAATAAGCAATTTAAAAGAAGGTTGCATTTATGCTTTTAGGATAAAACAAAAAAATAATGGGATTAATAATAACTACGAAAAAAAAGTTTTACTCGATCCATGTTCAAGGGGTATTACTGGATGGGAAAGTTACATAAGAGAAAATGCATTAAAAATCCATGAAAATACAAATTCTTGCCTTAAAAGCGTTGTTTGCGATAGAAAATTATTTAATTTTAAAGATTATCCTAGGCCGAAACATTCATGGGAAGAAACAATTATTTACGAACTTCATATCAAAGCTTTTACCCAATCAAATGATCAAGATGAAAGTTGTTTTAAGAAATTTTTAAAAAAAATTCCGTATCTGAAAGAACTTGGCATTACGGCAATAGAATTACTTCCAATTTTTTGTTTTGATCCAACTGATGCACCAAATGGTTTAGAAAACTTTTGGGGTTATAGTCCAATTAATTGGTTTACCCCACATTTTGAATATCTTTCAAATGAATCTGCCGAAAATAATAGAGAGGAATTTAGAAGATTAGTAGAGGAATGCCATAAAGCGGACATTGAAGTTATCTTGGATGTTGTATTCAATCATACTTCTGAAGGAGATTCTCAAGGGCCAGCAATATCATGGAAAGGTATAGATGAAAATCTTTATTATTTTATAGGAAAAGATAAAAATTATCAGGATGTCTCTGGGTGTGGTAATACTATTGCAGCAAATAGAGGATTAGTTAGAAAACTAATCATTGAATCATTAAAATGTTGGGCAAGTGAATTTGGTATTGATGGTTTTAGGTTTGATTTAGGAATTGCTTTATCAAGAGGAGAAAATCTTTCGCCACTAGATAATCCTCCGATTTTCGAAGATATAGAATGTGAACCAGAACTTATTGATATCAAGCTGATAAGTGAACCATGGGATTGTGGTGGTTTATATAAATTAGGTAATTTCCCGTCTAAACATACTTTCACATGGAATGGTCATTATAGAGATGACTTAAGGAGATTTTGGAAAGGAGATAAAGATACAGCTTGGAATATGTGCGATAAAATAAAGGGTAGCCCATCTATTTACAAAGAAGATAATATTTACCCAAAATCAATAAATTTTATTACTTCACATGATGGATTCACCCTTAAAGATTTAGTGACATTCAACATGAAACATAATTTTGCTAATAAAGAGCAGAACCGGGATGGTGATAACCATAACAACTCTTGGAATCATGGGATAGAGGGTCCAACGACAAACATATTAATCAATGATTTAAGAAAAAGACAACAAAAAAATCTTCTTCTTAGTTTACTCATATCTAAAGGTGTTCCAATGTTACTTATGGGTGATGAAATAGGAAGGTCCCAAGGTGGCAACAACAATTCTTGGTGCCAAAATAATTTAATAGGTTGGATGAATTGGGATCATAGTCAACAAGATTTGGAGTTATTAGATTATTTTAAATACGTTATAAAAATTCGAAAAAAACTTATAAAAATTTTTAATCCATCATTCATACCCAATAATCTAAGCCATGAAAATAATCCAAGATACCATTGGCATGGAACAAAATTAGATAGCCCCGATTGGAGTAGTTGGTCTCATACAGTTGCCTTCAGCATTAATAAAGGAAAAACCAATCCTCTCGTCTGGATAGGTTTTAATGCATATTCAAAAAGTATCGATTTCCAATTACCAAAATGTAAATATAATTGGTTAAAAGTTATTGATACTAGCATGTCTGACATTTTTAAACCATTAACTATTAATGATAAATCTGTTTCAATAAAGAGTAGAAGCTCTTTATTAATCATTTCAGAAGGAATATTTGGGGCAAAAAATAATTTATTCTAA